Genomic segment of Eleutherodactylus coqui strain aEleCoq1 chromosome 1, aEleCoq1.hap1, whole genome shotgun sequence:
TGCAATTGTAATATACCAGCTAACTGCTACTTTAGTATTACCAACTATAGCTTGCTGTTAGAGCCTAGTTCAATGCCCTGACAATCTTCCTTAATTCTTCTGGAGGCTTTGGCTTAAATGTACAACTTTTCTAACTACGTTCTAGTTTTTATACTCACTTAACATGCTAGATATCCCAGATGTGGACTGTGATGAGAGTGGGGATATCCTGGCTGGCCCTGGCTCTCTACTGGTCAGTGTTAGGCCGTTGTCACATGGACATCTTTGTAtgcgcaatgcacagagaatagaaccctttgatttcattgggtttgttcacatgcgcaagTTTTAGCGTGCACATTTCAGTAACACAaagaaaaagatagaacatgctctatcatactgtgtatttgtgcaccaaaggtccccatggaagtcaatgggggttgcACAACATGcagggagatgcatgaaacactgcgtaattccgctggaagaaGAACTATCTAGAACTCATTAGATGAATCACCTATTTCAACCAGTGTATTTTACACACACTAGTTGAAATAGGTGATTCATCTAATGAGTGCCAACATGCACGGGAAAAACGCTTTCTTCATAGCGCACAAAAGTTGCCCAAAGGCgtgtgcaattgtgcatacgcccatgtgaagccggctttaAGGATAAGGTTAATTTTATACCTAGAGTTTACTATCCCCGTCTAGATTACATACTCTGGGTCTGTCCGCTTCAGCGACTTGTTCATGATGTGTTACTAATGCAGCCCGTGTTCTGGGAGTATAACAACAAGTAAGACTACTGACGGGATGTTCCCGAATTCATGGAGTCTcacttagggccactgtggatCATGCATCCCAAGGTTTGTCTTTTCGGGCTTGTGGATGATATCTTGGTGATTATGGCGACCCCCaccttttatgtgtttttttttaggccAAAAATTCATTTTACTCAATTGGAAGCATCCTAAGGGGCCGACCGGAGCTGCATGGATCTGGGTGGGTCTGCCTAGACAAATTTAATAAAACCTAGGTATTTGGGTAACTTGCCCCTCAGCTGCAGTAGCGATGGCTGTGTaattctctccctctcctcaggGGTGTAGGACGCCCGGCTCTATGGGgtcctgttcttcctgtcctGTTGGTCCGGCTGAGTGGTCCAGAAAACCCACTACTTGTTTTACAACATttaccatttggtaaaaataacatgatagctTTCTTatgtttgtacatttttttttattttttacaacttttgcacaataaaaacacgtttttaaaGATAATTGATTCTGCATCGCTAAGACCCATGACATCTTTATTTTTCCAGGAATCGAGCTAtatgaggtcttgtattttgcaggaagagttgtagtttttattggtactattttgaagtacatgtcacttggattgctttttatttttttggcattcaccAAGCTTATGTAATGCATTCTACTATGACAGCAGCGTattactggaggcagggtttaataCGCCGAGTTACACGgtaaacatggaggcctttgtcaagcttccggctgccatgggaacacaTTGGTATCTTGCAATCCTATTCCatggtgccgatgggtgacagaaggagccccctccacctttcatctgcttacatgctgcagttgcttttgattgtggcatgtaaggggttaaactgcctggatctgaggtttctccattcctagtTAGAGTAGGAGCCCGGCAACTCAGTCAAGCCCCAGCTTTAAAAGTAAACATGTATGTTCGGGTTTAAGGCCCATTACTGGGGTCACACTGTTGTTACCGACACTGTTGGTGTTGTTtccaccgctgttgtttccacgacTGACACTGTGGTGGTCGCCGCTGTTGTTTCCATGGCTTACACTGTTTTTGCCACCGCTGTTGGCGTTGTTGTGGCAACTGTTCTTTCCACTGCTCATGCTGTTGTTGCCACTACTgtcgctgttgtttccacagctgacactgttgttgccgctGCTGTTGTTTCCATGGCTTACACTGTTTTTGCCACCGCTGTTGGCGTTGTTGTGGCCACTGTTCTTTCCACTGCTGatgctgttgtttccacagctgacactgttgttgccgccactgttgtttccatggctgacactgttgttgctatTCCTTTTGGTGTTGTTAccgccactgttgtttccacggctgacgctGTTGTTGCCGCCACTGTTGGTTTTGTGCCGTCGCTGTCGTTTCCagagctgacactgttgttgccaccgctgttgtttccacgtcTGACACTGTTGTTTCTGCCACTGCCAcagttgtttccacagctgtcactgttgtTTCTTCCGCAGTTGGTGTTGTGCCGTCGCTGTCGTTttcacggctgacactgttgttgtcgCTGCTGTTGATTCcatggctgacactgttgttggcaCCGCTGTTAGTTTTGTTGTCACCACGGTTCTTTCCATGGCTGATGCTGTTGTAAGCCGCCGTTGTCGGTATTTTTCCCACCACTgtcgctgttgtttccacggctgacactgttgttttcaacagaaatcaaagcaaaactGTATAATCTATAGCGAtgatctgtgtgtatactgcGTAGAGATGATACACATAATGTACAGGATCTAATAGATGGATGAAGACTTGACCTTCACGGAACGGTTTTCAGATGGTTTTCATGTTACGACCTGAGAAAAACAAGAATGATATATGCTTTAGAAGTGCAaacagaaatcaaagcaaaactcTCCCGCAGGATCCGTCGCAGCAACTGCATTGGGATCGCAGGGGATTTACAGGACAAtgtctgtcatttttaaaaattctctctcctttttcacagttaggataatttttaagcacaaagaaaatccctttaaagttaattctttagtgaccaatcacataaacgtTCATTAATGATCTGTAGGGTATGGAACAAGCTTGGTAGCCATGCTTGCTTCATACTTGGCTGCTACCAGCTAATTCctacagctgacatctgctgactatagccacaatcagagctggctcccatcatggccatttatctacttagatgctgcaacctatataatctctctatatatactCTAGCGCTGGTATAACTGCGTTCCTTCTCTAACTAACATGCGTCTATAGAAGAGTTCCCCTATTAGACACAGCCCGTCACTACTGCCCAGTTTATACTGTGTAGATGGCCGCTATGAGAATTCTCTAGGTGTCACCCCATAAAATCACTACTTACGGCCTTTGTTGGGATTCTCTGGCAGCCAATTAGGGTGCTGTTCCAGGAAGTCCAGCATCTCCCGtgacacttctggaaataagaagaggAGATTTATACAGATTAGTTTTAAGACTTGCTTTCTTATGGAGGAGGGTCTGTAGATGGTCGCTATGAGAATTCTCTAAGTGTCACACCCATAAAATCACTACTTACGGCCTTTGTTGGGATTTTTTAGGGAGCCAATTAGGGTTCTGTTCCACAAGGTCCAGCATCTCCCGtgacacttctggaaataagaagagatatatacagtttagttttaagacttgctttcttatggtagcggtccttctaaaaagagtttcctgtcctgtctttccactgatgacctatcttcggataggccatcagtatttgatggacaggggtctgctgctcagaaaccccatccatcagctgatcgtctggcccactgcagtgacagcggcatcagcAGACATTGTAGGAAGTGGAAGCGCCGGCTTTACAACCCATGAAATAAGTACTTTCTTTTACTTTTGGCTTTCCGCATacaaggatacctctcctcgggtcatccggcagcactgctgacagttctggaaagAAGTCATTTATACGGTATTAAATATTAAATGgtactggtgaaaaatacaacaatagggttttgaaagtggggatggaaaaataaaagtttatattTCCATGGCTGACATTGCTGTTGCCGCTTTTGGTGTTCTTAccaccactgttgtttccacggctgacactgttgttggcgcCACTGTTAGTTTTGTTTtcgccactgttgtttccatggctgatGCTGTTGTTGCGGCTGTTGTTGGTAttgctgacagttctggaaagGAGCAGTCATTTATACAGTTACCTGTAAGACATGTTTTATCTGTGGGGGTTCTtagtcagtcagtatatgtgtaTAATCTATAGGtgatctgtgtgtatactgtgtaGAGATGATACACATAATATGCAGGATTTATTAGATGGGAGAAAATTTTACCTTCACAGTACGGTTTCCAGATGGTTATTCTGTTATGACCTGAGAAAAACAAGAATGAtatattctttagaagtgcaaacagaaatcaaagcaaaactcACCGCAGGATCCGCCgcagcatccgcactgggatcACGGGTGATTTACAGgacaatgtggttttttttttttattctctttccTTTTTCACTGTTAGAATAATTTTTAAGcatacagaaaatccctttaaagttaaccctttaatCACCAATCACATAAATGTGCGACTGTAGGGTGAGTATGGAACAAGCTCGGTAGCCATGCTTGCTTCATACCTGGCTGCTACCAGTTTAAGTGGAACCAGCTGTAAGTCACTTTAACCAGACTCACAGTTCAACACATTGTAACTATTCTGAATACTTTGGTAATACACTTCATAACACTCAGTAACACGGACTGTGAAATCTGGGAACGCTGTATCGGCTTGCCAGTCTTTTCATTATCAAATACTGTTCTCTAAACTGCTCCGCTTAACACAACCTTCTAGAACAGCAATGGTTCTAGCGACATACTCTCAGATTTACCGCCCATACGGGATTCAACAGACACTTTGTATTCCTAATCTCTTTGTGTTTGCTGTCTCTTTACCTACTCATCCGGGCTGGTACACGCTCTCCACAGATCACATCAATCAGCACTCAGTGTCTCTACAGGTTAAGGCTCTGCATCTACAGCATCTCATTAAAGTGTCCGCAGGGGCCACAACAGAAACCCTTTTCCATCCGCACGCTCACACACAGTCCCCAGTTATacagtgagggctctttcacatgaacataaatatgcagcgtattacacagtgaataaaacaGTGATT
This window contains:
- the LOC136619938 gene encoding putative uncharacterized protein DDB_G0286901, with product MLRQILREISVENNSSGNNTNSGCNSSGSSGNNSGGNNTNSGANNSISRGNNSGDKNTNSGANNSVSCGNNSDNSGNNVSHGNNSGGSNTKSGNNSNCQQCCRMTRGELSLDTESQNKKVSREMLDLLEQLINWLPQNPNKGRTSGPEVHLRPVIIVTLPGINEKSASVIGKTSPTITLTYPEDTSCGGKKKPVRPCHQHEGHYEYHHLGFNFSFSNRKEHLDRRTVSNTNNSRNNSISHGNNSGENKTNSGANNSVSRGNNSGEVSREMLDFLEQHPNWLPENPNKGLSAVETTATVVGKIPTTAAYNSISHGKNRGDNKTNSGANNSVSHGINSSDNNSVSRENDSDGTTPTAEETTRRHKTNSGGNNSVSRGNNSGGNNTKRNSNNSVSHGNNSGGNNSVSCGNNSISSGKNSGHNNANSGGKNSVSHGNNSSGNNSVSCGNNSDSSGNNSMSSGKNSCHNNANSGGKNSVSHGNNSGDHHSVSRGNNSGGNNTNSVGNNSVTPVMGLKPEHTCLLLKLGLD